A genomic stretch from Fodinibius salinus includes:
- a CDS encoding nitroreductase family protein, translated as MSRSNFIPHTDYKRYPVKEMRQRARSFYNEMQRRRTVRDFSDEDVPREIIEDCLRTAGTAPNGANKQPWHFSVVSDPEVQKEIREAAEEEEREFYENRATDEWLEALAHLGTDANKPFLEDAPYLIAIFSKSYGLKDDGEKETFYYVKESVGIATGMLITAIHNAGLASLTHTPSPMGFLNDILERPKNERAFLLLVVGYPKDDVSVPDITKKPLDEIASFV; from the coding sequence ATGTCCCGCAGCAATTTCATCCCCCATACCGATTACAAAAGATATCCTGTAAAAGAAATGCGGCAGCGTGCCCGGTCATTTTATAACGAGATGCAACGACGGCGTACGGTTCGCGATTTTTCTGATGAAGATGTGCCTCGGGAAATTATTGAAGATTGTCTGCGAACGGCGGGTACTGCACCCAACGGGGCTAATAAACAGCCATGGCATTTTTCAGTTGTTAGTGATCCCGAAGTACAAAAAGAAATCCGAGAGGCAGCCGAAGAAGAGGAACGAGAGTTTTATGAAAATCGTGCTACTGATGAATGGTTGGAAGCATTGGCACACCTCGGCACGGATGCCAATAAGCCTTTTCTTGAAGATGCTCCTTATCTTATCGCCATTTTTTCTAAAAGTTATGGACTCAAAGATGACGGAGAGAAAGAGACGTTTTACTATGTGAAAGAATCGGTCGGTATTGCTACCGGCATGTTGATTACAGCAATCCACAATGCGGGATTGGCATCGCTGACCCACACGCCCAGCCCCATGGGGTTCTTAAATGATATTTTGGAGCGACCCAAAAATGAACGTGCCTTTTTACTGTTGGTGGTGGGTTATCCCAAAGACGATGTAAGCGTACCGGATATTACTAAAAAGCCGCTGGACGAGATTGCAAGCTTTGTTTAA
- a CDS encoding beta strand repeat-containing protein, which yields MNTQLYSAQKLRSKMVGFFAVCMVVGIAMSLTPSVSMAQSGDPAAGTTIGNQASATYVDNNGNTQTVTSNSVETTVQQVAAVTVSSGITQTVSPGGTAVFQHTITNNGNGSDTFDLSTIASSNNFSFTNIQIFEDANQDGSADDLNSPITSTISIAAGNTYTVVVRADVPTGATDGQSETVDVTATSQFDGNVSTTVQNTATVSENAVVTLNKSLDTNSGDVGNQVTVTLNYNNTGTSDATNLTISDPLPAGFDYVSGSAQVNSSGVTDGNDGDSFTYDGSGNGGDGLITVDVGTFSPGQSGSITFDVQVATGTEGQTISNTGELNHDDLSTSQTTAPANFTVNEDYSVTDAGTSTVSKGPVAQGSAVEFVNTFKNNGSSADTYNIVLSNTANYPSGTSFQLYASDGSGNKAGLLGDTNGDSTPDTGPVSPGSEVQVIVHVQLPSGASGAGPYNLTKTATSVNDPSTSVQVTDQITDITANTVDVTNNQAVNGSAPGEGINPTGENSPVTTNTTNPGTTTSFTLFINNTSSVADTYNLAASTDNTFGSITLPAGWSVEFQDSGGNPITSTGSIASGSNMEVTAVVTVPAGADYSAPQSIYFQAQSSSGASDVKHDAVDVNAVRSLTLVSDQTGTVSAGGSITYTHTLTNTGNVVENDGTNSTLQLDLSNSETSGFPTKVFYDADGSGTINSGDPQVTTASNGAAVLPSGVGALQNGDQIQLIVQVQPGANVADGTSNTTTLSTSDDGSGQSVGGTGTGTLNVSVNDVTTIQAGDLAINKSQRIQGSGNPYGTANLNADPGEVIEYQIVVTNQGSAPVNTVNVTDNIPSYTTQDGTVSASSGSVSPSVDNEPGDGNTGPIEVSVGSLAPGESFTIEFAVQIDS from the coding sequence ATGAATACTCAACTTTATTCAGCTCAAAAGTTGCGTAGTAAAATGGTTGGTTTTTTCGCGGTTTGTATGGTGGTGGGAATTGCCATGAGCTTGACACCTAGCGTGTCTATGGCTCAAAGTGGTGATCCCGCAGCCGGTACAACCATTGGGAACCAAGCTTCTGCTACGTATGTAGATAACAACGGTAATACACAAACGGTTACCTCTAACAGTGTGGAAACAACGGTACAGCAAGTAGCGGCTGTTACTGTTTCATCAGGCATTACCCAAACGGTAAGCCCCGGTGGAACCGCTGTATTCCAACATACCATAACAAATAATGGTAATGGATCAGATACCTTTGATCTTTCCACTATTGCATCTTCGAATAATTTTAGTTTCACAAATATTCAGATATTTGAAGATGCCAACCAGGATGGCTCAGCTGACGACCTCAATTCACCAATCACATCTACGATCAGTATAGCAGCAGGCAATACTTATACGGTTGTTGTTAGAGCAGATGTGCCCACTGGTGCTACAGATGGACAGTCAGAAACGGTTGACGTTACAGCAACAAGCCAGTTCGATGGCAATGTGAGTACTACTGTACAAAATACAGCAACGGTATCTGAAAATGCTGTAGTAACGCTTAACAAATCGCTGGATACAAATAGCGGTGATGTCGGAAATCAAGTTACAGTAACGTTAAACTATAACAATACTGGTACTTCTGATGCGACAAACCTAACGATCAGTGATCCTCTGCCTGCCGGCTTTGACTACGTTTCTGGTTCTGCGCAGGTAAATTCTTCCGGAGTTACTGATGGCAATGACGGCGACAGCTTTACTTATGATGGCTCGGGCAATGGCGGCGACGGTTTAATTACTGTTGACGTTGGTACCTTTAGCCCCGGACAAAGCGGCAGCATAACTTTTGATGTACAGGTTGCTACCGGTACTGAAGGACAAACAATCAGTAATACTGGAGAATTGAACCATGATGACTTGTCCACATCACAAACCACTGCTCCAGCTAACTTCACCGTTAATGAAGATTACTCCGTAACTGACGCTGGAACTTCTACGGTATCAAAAGGACCGGTTGCGCAAGGTTCAGCCGTTGAGTTTGTGAACACTTTTAAGAATAACGGCAGTTCTGCAGATACGTATAACATTGTGTTATCAAATACGGCGAATTATCCTTCCGGAACGTCATTTCAACTGTATGCGTCTGACGGCAGCGGAAACAAAGCCGGACTACTGGGTGATACCAATGGCGATTCCACCCCTGATACCGGTCCGGTAAGCCCGGGAAGTGAAGTTCAGGTAATTGTACACGTGCAGCTCCCATCTGGGGCTTCAGGAGCGGGACCCTACAACCTTACCAAGACGGCTACTTCTGTGAACGATCCTTCAACGTCGGTACAAGTAACCGATCAAATAACAGACATTACTGCAAACACGGTTGATGTAACGAACAATCAGGCAGTAAATGGAAGTGCTCCCGGCGAAGGCATTAACCCGACCGGTGAAAATAGTCCTGTTACAACCAACACTACGAACCCTGGTACTACAACAAGCTTTACACTGTTTATTAACAATACCAGTTCAGTAGCTGATACTTACAATCTTGCTGCCAGTACCGATAATACTTTCGGTTCTATCACGCTACCTGCCGGATGGTCGGTAGAATTCCAAGATTCTGGCGGAAATCCCATTACCAGTACCGGATCTATTGCATCGGGTAGCAACATGGAAGTTACAGCTGTTGTAACAGTACCTGCTGGTGCTGACTACAGTGCTCCGCAAAGCATCTACTTCCAGGCACAATCATCTTCAGGCGCATCTGATGTTAAACACGACGCGGTTGATGTAAATGCCGTGCGAAGCCTAACACTCGTTAGTGACCAAACCGGTACTGTAAGCGCAGGTGGTTCCATTACATACACTCATACACTTACCAACACTGGTAATGTTGTAGAAAATGATGGAACGAACTCAACACTACAGCTGGATCTGTCAAACTCTGAGACAAGCGGTTTCCCTACAAAGGTATTTTACGATGCCGATGGTAGTGGCACTATCAACAGTGGCGACCCACAAGTTACAACTGCCAGCAACGGTGCGGCAGTTCTGCCAAGTGGTGTAGGAGCCCTGCAAAATGGAGACCAGATACAGCTGATTGTACAGGTTCAGCCTGGTGCAAACGTAGCCGATGGTACATCCAACACTACGACGCTTAGTACTTCAGATGACGGTTCAGGTCAATCGGTTGGCGGCACAGGAACCGGAACACTGAATGTTTCTGTCAATGATGTCACCACTATACAGGCCGGTGATCTTGCTATCAATAAATCACAGCGTATTCAAGGATCCGGTAACCCATACGGCACAGCAAACTTAAATGCCGATCCCGGTGAAGTAATTGAATACCAGATTGTGGTTACCAACCAAGGTTCTGCACCGGTAAACACTGTTAATGTAACCGATAACATTCCCAGCTATACTACCCAAGATGGAACAGTATCAGCTAGCAGTGGTAGCGTATCACCATCTGTCGATAACGAACCCGGTGATGGAAATACTGGGCCAATTGAGGTAAGCGTTGGCAGTCTTGCGCCCGGAGAATCGTTTACTATCGAATTTGCTGTACAAATAGACAGCTAA
- a CDS encoding OmpA family protein codes for MRKLFPYIIFMVVALAASTAVAQQSPAPNTHIKNKASGYFTIPGNTDTVRVSSNELTTIVNKKESVVIGPDHNVVERRGQLRTFTHTLSNTGNTASTITVTVSNGNNDDFDFANLSIKPQSTNQPQPKAASSAAPQTPVSSSTVTINPSDTVSFKVSTIVNNSAKAGDMGKIIIQAQTQQNQVLSQTTNTIQVLQGPTISIQKQAIQQNPEPGKILTYRITGGNNGDQVAKKLLISVDGNSQNKVVVRDQIPANSTFQQIVDADGGQPLYHLIGEPEFTYTTQRPTDLSKVDEFAIAFDALQPGEQLDIQFDVSVNDNAAGVLENTAQLNYNDPINSNNKNNSAQTNTVQTSLPQKQAKLNYYIDNSYSDTSYATQLGDNLHLQASAAGCNANFATQDTSEITLTSKKTTDTETFDAIETSNNSGYFRIIPNVPTRDASNNPVNQDNGIFETLSNDVITATMPQCNNQKSTTANIVVDPHGVVFNSQTGEPVSGAEVTLIDVTGNGNGGNPGAPADVFNKTGNNEINSTQTTSENGQFRFPYVKSSTYRIEISPPAGYQFPSQLSASELPSDKTVREETSFGKEFVFSQPGAITFDTPLDPSTDGTLFIEKTASTENAEIGDFVNYEITVANNASSVVRDVRVEDMLPFGFRYEKGTTLRDGSPIADPDGDQGPSLTFNIGDIPANGSVTLSYRALLGTGAMKGDGKNTAVAVSDRSIQIQSNQAQHTIDVRGGVFTDKGYIIGKVFADCNENGVQDPGELGVPGVRLYLENGSFVVTDSNGQYTFYGINPNKHILKLDNYSLPEGSKLGVLDNRHAGDPSSRFVDLKKGQMHRADFSVCDCDEQTHKRIKQRQKKYSSSANSEIGSSVSKKIRVEDNRNRSNRKRAKASGVVGNTKTPELKNSDESTTPKTNIKSDTTAADSTVKKQLTLEEAMIQEEAELGFIGLQNGDTLRTAQRRIWVKSKMGASLSLAVNGDTLRNDRISKKSSLSQTNLQAQEYIGVKLSPGKNTLTLTETDPFGNPRGKKEITLFAPGKVKQIDLDVPVNDVSADGTSAAIVQVQLLDKTGIPVSSRVPVTLDVSAGQWKVKDRNPTEPGTQTYIENGSQRLKLQSPTAPQDVKVRVAIGALEETTTVSFLPDLRPLIAAGIIEGSIRLNDGASIVPAHSADGFERELKSLSYKTGNATADARAAFFLKGKIKGNMLLTAAFDSEKDDDELFRDIQPDEFYPVYGESSVKGYDAQSTSRLYVRVERKKTYALYGDFETQKRDPAKSLGEYNRTQTGLKVHYEKDWGKINVFGSQASSLQRIEEFRGRGISGPYELQSDNILVNSERVELITRDRNQPSVVIDRKKLTRFRDYVIEPFTGNIIFNAPVRSADEELNPIYIRVTYEVQDGGKDYWIGGADGQFNITDSFTMGGSFVEDRNPENNYRLKSVNSTVEFGENTRLIGEIAESTTEQDGDGRGGRLELQHRSNKIDGRLFAGQTNEDFVNRSSQLGQARTEVGARGSIELTNSTNLKTELLYSSNDTLNTNTTGGLVNVQRQFTPDIRGELGVRYSDQNQPQGQDITNKNIRSKLTVGVPKVDGATVFGEYEQDVTEWDRRLIAMGGNYSFKNRGKIYARHEFVSSALGQYNLDGSQRRQNTVVGLDASYMQNGRVYSEYRVNDTFDGRSAQAAIGLRNRFEVREGLGITASLERIYSLSGNAGNEGTSISTAVDYTTNPLWKATARAEARFSNNANSYLNTLGYGRKISPNWTFLGKNIFNLQTSSNAGTANRIQQRLRFGFAYRQADQNRWDGLGRYELKYEQNGQYGGDFNRLVHIFSTNVNFNPNADWTHSARFSAKKVSESSAQFDSNSLTMLMSGRTMYDITRKLDGGVNASFMTDAGFGSKDYGAGFEVGYVVKRNLRLAVGFNVFGFNDRDLAASNYTRKGVYLGFSYKFDERLFRGLTPDASKRQKKLYDTCNKCNSPEQVQEVMQLPEPEVEMPGIQPIEFEAPEFKVNKHKPLTTLPKDIHFASDADTLSNASKEMLQLVANFLNKQEEFTLEIIGHTDSRASYQYNLGLSKRRAESVQEYLVSLGVNKNSVEFEGLSEWQSETSKESDMIDRAMNRRVELNFEIPNANVRFIPQLNDLQISSDTGTDIAKLDYLFNTEITAVPDRIHFKDDTLSAASKYLLQRIHLALSYYPETSVTFMMNNNQTEQHKQQLKSFLQQAGTDMNRVDIQLDTGGTNRQSEEMVVVKYSGESRLSPISQDHNIGLEQDQSVKPILSKLFKLLSKREDHLLISSSNQ; via the coding sequence GTGCGTAAACTATTCCCATATATCATATTTATGGTAGTGGCTTTGGCTGCTTCTACGGCTGTGGCACAACAGTCCCCCGCCCCGAATACGCACATTAAAAATAAAGCATCCGGCTATTTCACTATTCCGGGGAATACAGATACTGTACGTGTTAGTTCTAATGAGCTAACAACCATTGTCAACAAAAAAGAAAGTGTCGTAATTGGGCCTGACCATAATGTGGTTGAACGCAGAGGACAATTACGCACTTTTACCCACACCCTTTCCAACACAGGTAACACTGCCTCTACCATTACCGTGACAGTCAGCAACGGTAACAATGATGACTTTGACTTTGCCAATCTATCAATAAAACCCCAATCTACAAATCAACCTCAGCCTAAAGCAGCTTCGTCTGCAGCCCCACAAACCCCTGTATCCAGCTCTACAGTAACAATTAATCCCTCCGATACTGTTAGTTTTAAGGTTTCAACAATAGTAAACAATTCTGCAAAAGCCGGTGATATGGGTAAAATCATTATACAGGCCCAAACCCAACAAAATCAGGTTCTGTCACAAACCACCAACACGATACAGGTCTTACAGGGACCAACTATTAGCATTCAAAAGCAAGCTATTCAGCAAAACCCAGAACCGGGAAAAATTTTGACCTATCGTATTACTGGCGGCAACAATGGCGACCAGGTTGCTAAAAAACTACTAATTTCTGTTGATGGTAATTCTCAAAATAAAGTTGTAGTTCGGGATCAGATACCGGCTAACTCTACTTTTCAACAAATAGTTGATGCCGATGGCGGACAGCCGTTGTATCACCTTATCGGGGAACCGGAATTTACTTATACTACCCAGCGACCGACAGATCTCTCAAAGGTAGACGAGTTTGCTATTGCCTTTGATGCTTTACAGCCCGGCGAACAATTAGATATTCAATTCGATGTTTCTGTCAATGATAATGCTGCCGGAGTGTTAGAAAACACTGCTCAACTTAACTACAACGATCCCATCAACAGCAATAATAAAAATAACTCTGCTCAAACTAACACCGTACAAACTTCCCTGCCTCAAAAACAGGCCAAGCTGAACTACTACATTGATAATTCGTATTCTGATACAAGCTATGCTACACAGCTAGGTGATAATCTGCATCTGCAAGCAAGCGCTGCTGGTTGTAACGCTAATTTTGCAACACAAGATACGTCTGAAATTACGCTGACCTCCAAAAAAACTACGGACACCGAAACATTTGACGCTATAGAAACAAGCAACAATAGCGGTTATTTTCGCATCATTCCCAACGTACCTACCCGTGATGCTTCCAACAACCCAGTCAATCAGGATAATGGTATTTTCGAAACACTCAGCAACGATGTAATTACGGCCACCATGCCACAGTGCAACAACCAAAAAAGTACAACTGCTAACATTGTTGTTGATCCACACGGTGTTGTTTTTAACAGCCAGACAGGTGAACCGGTATCCGGTGCTGAGGTTACTCTTATTGATGTTACCGGAAACGGCAACGGCGGCAACCCCGGCGCACCGGCTGATGTATTTAACAAAACCGGTAATAATGAAATTAACAGCACCCAAACGACTTCCGAAAACGGACAGTTCAGGTTCCCTTATGTAAAGTCCAGCACCTATCGTATTGAAATTTCACCGCCGGCCGGATATCAGTTTCCTTCACAACTGTCTGCTTCTGAACTACCATCTGATAAAACCGTCCGGGAAGAAACTTCTTTCGGTAAAGAGTTTGTTTTTTCACAACCGGGAGCTATTACCTTTGATACCCCGCTCGATCCGTCAACCGACGGCACGCTCTTTATCGAAAAAACAGCCTCAACCGAGAATGCAGAGATAGGCGACTTCGTTAATTATGAAATTACCGTGGCCAATAATGCATCATCCGTTGTCAGGGATGTACGCGTGGAAGATATGCTTCCCTTTGGATTTCGCTATGAAAAAGGGACCACTCTCCGTGACGGATCACCCATTGCAGACCCTGATGGAGATCAAGGACCTTCACTGACTTTTAATATTGGTGATATCCCAGCCAATGGATCGGTAACGCTCAGCTATCGCGCATTGTTAGGAACCGGTGCTATGAAAGGCGACGGTAAGAATACGGCCGTTGCTGTTAGTGATCGGAGTATTCAAATCCAAAGTAACCAAGCTCAGCATACTATTGATGTACGCGGTGGCGTGTTTACGGACAAAGGCTACATTATCGGTAAAGTATTTGCCGACTGTAATGAGAACGGTGTGCAAGATCCCGGTGAGCTTGGCGTTCCGGGTGTGCGACTATATCTCGAAAATGGTTCATTTGTAGTTACTGACAGCAACGGACAATATACCTTCTACGGTATAAATCCGAACAAACATATTCTCAAGCTTGATAATTACTCATTGCCTGAAGGCAGTAAGCTGGGGGTTTTGGATAATCGTCATGCCGGTGATCCTTCAAGCCGCTTTGTAGATCTAAAGAAAGGCCAAATGCACCGTGCTGACTTTTCGGTTTGCGACTGTGATGAACAGACACACAAGCGAATAAAGCAACGACAGAAAAAATATTCCTCGTCCGCCAACAGCGAAATTGGTTCATCCGTTAGTAAAAAGATTCGCGTTGAAGACAATCGCAACAGAAGCAATAGGAAACGAGCCAAAGCCAGTGGCGTTGTCGGCAATACTAAAACTCCAGAGCTTAAAAACTCTGATGAGTCCACAACGCCTAAAACAAATATTAAAAGCGATACCACTGCTGCTGATTCAACAGTAAAAAAACAGCTTACGCTCGAAGAGGCTATGATCCAAGAAGAGGCAGAGCTCGGTTTTATTGGCCTTCAAAATGGTGATACGCTGCGAACCGCACAGCGCCGAATATGGGTAAAAAGCAAAATGGGAGCTTCCTTATCTCTTGCTGTAAATGGAGATACGCTGCGTAACGATCGGATCAGTAAAAAAAGCTCCCTTTCTCAGACTAACCTGCAGGCTCAGGAGTATATTGGGGTTAAGCTTTCACCCGGCAAAAATACGCTTACACTCACCGAAACCGATCCCTTTGGAAATCCAAGAGGAAAGAAAGAAATAACCCTCTTTGCCCCTGGCAAGGTTAAACAAATTGACCTGGATGTTCCCGTCAATGATGTGTCTGCCGATGGTACTTCTGCAGCAATCGTACAGGTTCAACTGCTTGATAAAACGGGCATCCCGGTAAGCTCTCGTGTTCCTGTTACCCTGGATGTTTCGGCCGGCCAATGGAAGGTTAAGGATCGGAATCCAACGGAACCGGGAACCCAAACCTATATTGAAAATGGTAGCCAGCGACTTAAGCTTCAGTCTCCCACGGCACCACAAGACGTAAAAGTACGGGTGGCTATAGGCGCACTTGAAGAAACAACTACTGTTAGCTTCTTGCCCGACCTGCGCCCCCTTATTGCAGCTGGTATTATTGAAGGGAGTATTCGCCTGAATGACGGCGCCAGTATTGTTCCCGCCCACAGCGCTGACGGTTTTGAACGTGAGCTGAAATCACTCTCCTATAAAACCGGTAATGCTACAGCCGATGCCCGGGCAGCTTTCTTCCTGAAAGGTAAAATTAAGGGAAATATGCTACTGACGGCTGCCTTTGATTCTGAAAAAGATGACGATGAGCTGTTCCGAGACATTCAGCCGGACGAATTTTATCCGGTCTATGGAGAGTCTTCCGTAAAGGGATATGATGCACAATCCACGAGTCGGCTTTATGTTCGGGTTGAGCGGAAAAAGACATACGCACTCTATGGTGATTTTGAAACGCAAAAACGTGATCCCGCTAAAAGTCTTGGCGAATACAACCGAACTCAGACCGGTCTTAAAGTTCACTATGAAAAAGACTGGGGCAAGATCAATGTATTTGGAAGTCAAGCATCTTCACTGCAGCGTATTGAAGAATTTCGCGGACGCGGTATTTCAGGTCCCTATGAGCTGCAGAGCGATAATATTTTGGTGAACAGCGAACGAGTCGAACTTATAACACGCGATCGCAATCAGCCGTCGGTAGTTATTGATCGTAAAAAGCTGACTCGCTTTCGGGATTATGTGATCGAGCCATTTACAGGTAATATTATATTTAACGCTCCGGTGCGCAGTGCGGATGAAGAACTCAATCCCATTTATATCCGCGTGACTTATGAAGTTCAAGACGGAGGCAAGGATTATTGGATTGGCGGAGCTGACGGTCAGTTTAATATTACTGATTCTTTTACAATGGGCGGATCGTTTGTTGAAGATCGTAATCCCGAAAACAACTACCGACTCAAAAGCGTCAATTCAACAGTTGAATTCGGAGAAAATACCCGCCTTATTGGCGAAATAGCTGAAAGTACCACTGAGCAAGATGGGGATGGGCGCGGCGGCCGCCTCGAGCTACAGCATCGAAGCAACAAAATAGATGGACGCCTTTTTGCCGGCCAGACAAATGAGGACTTTGTGAACCGTTCCTCACAGCTTGGGCAAGCACGTACAGAGGTAGGCGCACGAGGATCTATAGAGCTTACAAACTCAACAAATCTAAAAACAGAGCTTCTTTACAGCAGTAACGACACTCTTAATACCAACACCACTGGCGGCTTAGTCAATGTTCAGCGACAATTTACGCCCGATATCCGCGGCGAGCTGGGCGTACGCTACTCCGACCAAAACCAACCCCAGGGCCAGGATATAACCAACAAAAACATCCGCAGTAAATTAACGGTGGGGGTTCCCAAAGTGGATGGAGCTACAGTATTTGGTGAATATGAGCAGGATGTAACGGAGTGGGACCGCCGGCTTATTGCAATGGGCGGAAACTACAGCTTTAAAAATCGCGGCAAAATTTATGCCCGGCACGAATTTGTCTCCAGTGCTTTGGGACAGTACAATCTGGACGGTAGCCAACGTCGCCAAAATACGGTTGTTGGCCTTGATGCCAGCTACATGCAAAATGGACGAGTATATAGTGAATACCGTGTTAACGATACCTTTGACGGACGTAGTGCACAGGCAGCTATCGGACTCCGAAATCGCTTCGAAGTTCGCGAAGGCTTAGGTATTACTGCAAGTCTGGAGCGCATATATAGCCTCTCTGGAAATGCCGGCAACGAAGGTACTTCTATTTCTACTGCTGTTGATTATACCACCAACCCTCTTTGGAAAGCTACTGCTCGCGCCGAGGCACGTTTTAGCAATAACGCCAACAGCTATTTAAACACCCTCGGATATGGACGGAAAATTAGTCCCAATTGGACGTTCCTCGGTAAAAATATCTTTAACTTACAAACATCATCTAATGCCGGCACGGCCAATCGCATTCAGCAGCGGCTACGGTTTGGTTTTGCTTACCGACAAGCAGACCAAAACCGCTGGGACGGACTCGGACGCTACGAGCTAAAATATGAGCAAAACGGGCAATACGGCGGCGACTTTAACCGACTGGTCCACATATTTTCTACCAATGTAAACTTCAACCCCAATGCCGACTGGACACATTCCGCTCGTTTTTCTGCCAAAAAGGTAAGCGAATCATCCGCACAGTTTGACTCTAACAGCTTAACCATGCTGATGAGCGGCCGCACCATGTACGACATTACGCGTAAGCTCGACGGCGGTGTTAATGCCAGCTTTATGACAGATGCCGGATTCGGCAGTAAAGATTACGGAGCCGGCTTTGAAGTAGGGTATGTCGTAAAACGCAACCTGCGGCTGGCCGTAGGATTCAACGTATTCGGATTTAACGACCGTGATCTGGCCGCTTCTAATTATACCCGCAAAGGCGTTTACCTAGGATTCAGCTACAAGTTTGATGAGCGCCTTTTCCGCGGCTTAACTCCCGATGCCAGTAAGCGCCAGAAAAAACTATATGACACCTGCAACAAATGTAATAGCCCCGAACAGGTACAAGAGGTAATGCAACTGCCAGAACCTGAAGTTGAAATGCCTGGCATCCAACCCATAGAATTTGAAGCTCCGGAGTTTAAAGTTAACAAACATAAACCACTGACAACCTTACCCAAAGACATCCACTTTGCCTCTGATGCTGATACGCTCAGTAATGCATCCAAAGAAATGCTGCAGCTGGTTGCAAACTTTTTGAATAAACAAGAAGAGTTTACACTCGAGATCATTGGTCATACCGACAGCCGGGCATCATATCAGTATAATCTGGGGCTTTCCAAACGCCGGGCTGAGTCGGTACAAGAATATCTGGTATCATTGGGCGTAAATAAAAACTCTGTGGAGTTCGAAGGGCTTAGCGAATGGCAATCGGAGACAAGCAAAGAAAGTGATATGATAGATCGGGCAATGAACCGACGTGTGGAACTGAATTTTGAAATCCCTAATGCCAATGTTCGATTTATTCCTCAGCTTAACGACTTACAAATAAGCAGTGATACTGGCACTGACATTGCTAAATTAGATTACTTATTTAATACTGAAATTACCGCCGTGCCCGACCGTATTCATTTCAAGGATGACACATTGAGTGCCGCATCTAAATATCTGCTGCAGCGTATTCATCTGGCATTATCGTACTATCCCGAAACATCCGTTACTTTTATGATGAATAACAATCAAACGGAACAGCACAAGCAACAGCTAAAATCATTTTTGCAACAGGCTGGCACAGATATGAATCGGGTTGACATACAACTTGACACGGGTGGTACCAATAGACAAAGCGAAGAAATGGTCGTTGTAAAATACAGCGGAGAATCTCGACTCTCTCCCATCAGCCAAGATCATAATATCGGATTAGAACAGGATCAGTCCGTAAAACCAATCTTGTCTAAGCTCTTTAAACTGTTAAGCAAACGCGAGGATCATTTGTTAATATCATCGTCTAATCAATGA
- a CDS encoding DUF11 domain-containing protein, which translates to MNIRTSFVLFLFLFAQVLVTQAQGNEDLTSELKTYKISTDGAGNETAVEVSEIQPGDTIEYRLTYTNNTENSISNLVPTLPIPAGVQYLSDTAEPALNAASLSSTGNNFQKLPITREVTQKNGEVVEQEVPASEYRRLRWAVESLEAQGSVTLRARVQVNDIN; encoded by the coding sequence ATGAATATCAGAACTAGCTTTGTTCTGTTTCTTTTTCTTTTTGCCCAAGTACTTGTAACACAAGCCCAGGGCAACGAAGATCTGACTTCAGAATTAAAAACATATAAAATTTCAACAGATGGTGCCGGTAACGAAACGGCTGTTGAAGTATCCGAAATACAGCCCGGCGATACTATTGAATATCGGCTGACCTATACGAATAACACAGAAAATAGTATTTCAAACTTGGTACCTACCCTGCCCATTCCTGCAGGCGTGCAATATCTTAGTGATACTGCCGAACCTGCATTAAATGCGGCAAGCCTTTCTTCAACTGGTAATAACTTTCAAAAACTACCCATAACCAGGGAAGTAACACAGAAAAATGGCGAAGTAGTAGAGCAGGAGGTTCCTGCCAGTGAATATCGACGACTACGATGGGCCGTTGAATCTCTGGAGGCTCAGGGATCAGTGACATTACGTGCACGGGTACAAGTAAACGATATAAACTAA